One region of Polaribacter pectinis genomic DNA includes:
- the fdhD gene encoding formate dehydrogenase accessory sulfurtransferase FdhD, giving the protein MQTLVYQGIKITHKKQATINDVLVVEAPLQININNEAYTVVMRTPDNDLELIRGLLFAEDIYKNSINFDIQIDKTENGIPTIINVLIPKEKLGKGYLNKRTLLSVSSCGICGKQELKDIEVEGEKLINKATFSSEIIHKMYVEMNTFQDTFKESGGSHAAAVFNKKNELLTIKEDIGRHNAVDKTVGDLLLKNSLKNANYLLVSGRVSYEIVSKAFIAKIPIIVAVSACSSLAVDFAKEFGICLIGFTREGKMTIYANPSYIKLN; this is encoded by the coding sequence ATGCAAACTTTAGTTTATCAGGGAATAAAAATCACTCATAAAAAACAAGCAACAATTAATGATGTTTTGGTGGTAGAAGCACCACTTCAAATTAACATTAATAATGAGGCATATACTGTTGTTATGAGAACTCCTGATAATGATTTAGAACTGATTAGAGGTTTGCTTTTTGCTGAAGATATTTATAAAAATTCTATCAATTTCGATATACAAATTGATAAAACAGAAAATGGAATTCCTACTATAATTAACGTACTAATTCCCAAAGAAAAGTTAGGAAAAGGATATTTAAACAAAAGAACTTTACTTTCTGTTTCTTCTTGTGGTATTTGTGGAAAACAGGAGTTAAAAGACATAGAAGTTGAAGGAGAAAAGTTAATTAATAAAGCTACTTTTTCATCTGAAATTATTCATAAAATGTATGTTGAAATGAATACTTTTCAAGATACTTTTAAAGAATCTGGAGGAAGTCATGCAGCTGCAGTTTTCAATAAAAAAAACGAACTTTTAACCATTAAAGAAGATATAGGAAGACACAATGCAGTCGATAAAACAGTAGGAGATTTATTGTTAAAAAATAGTTTAAAAAACGCCAATTATTTACTTGTAAGTGGTCGTGTTTCTTACGAAATTGTATCCAAAGCATTTATTGCTAAAATACCTATAATTGTTGCAGTTTCAGCTTGCTCTTCCTTAGCTGTAGATTTTGCAAAAGAATTCGGAATTTGTTTAATTGGTTTTACTCGAGAAGGTAAAATGACCATTTATGCAAACCCAAGTTATATAAAATTGAATTAA
- a CDS encoding class I SAM-dependent methyltransferase → MNNKTLNTEVQQFISENLKSDITKLIFKGSPFEGVSVQEIANQILAKQKSFTKLPTWFSTENIYYPEKISIEQTSSEITAKYKSEIISGDSIIDITGGFGVDCFYFSKHFKNVFHCEINEELSEIVKHNYQQLNIKNIVNFSGDGLQFLKNSTETFDCIYIDPSRRNDIKGKVFLLKDCLPNVPENIDFLFTKTNQILLKNSPILDITSAINELKFVKEIHIIALKNEVKEVLFLLEKNYKNTIEIKTINIKKEEIETFNFNYKEEVFSNYSEPLSYLYEPNSAILKSGGFHQITNQLNVFKLQQHSHLYTSEKVVDFPGRIFKIENVISYDKKKISKLLSEKKANITTRNFPKTVALIRKETKIKDGGNAYLFFTTNSENHLIVVLGSKI, encoded by the coding sequence TTGAATAATAAAACTCTAAACACTGAAGTTCAGCAATTTATATCTGAAAATTTAAAATCAGATATCACAAAATTGATTTTTAAAGGAAGTCCTTTTGAAGGAGTTTCTGTTCAAGAAATTGCGAATCAGATTTTGGCAAAACAAAAATCATTTACCAAGTTACCAACTTGGTTTTCCACTGAAAATATTTATTATCCAGAGAAAATTAGTATCGAGCAAACTTCGTCAGAAATTACTGCAAAATACAAATCAGAAATTATTTCTGGAGATTCAATTATAGATATTACTGGTGGTTTTGGAGTAGATTGTTTCTATTTTTCGAAGCATTTTAAAAACGTTTTTCATTGTGAAATAAATGAAGAATTATCTGAAATTGTAAAACATAATTATCAACAATTAAACATAAAAAATATTGTCAATTTTTCAGGTGATGGATTACAGTTTTTAAAAAATTCTACAGAAACTTTCGATTGTATTTACATAGATCCATCAAGAAGAAATGATATTAAAGGAAAAGTTTTCTTACTAAAAGATTGTCTACCCAACGTACCTGAAAATATTGATTTTTTATTTACTAAAACCAATCAAATTCTTCTTAAAAACTCACCCATTTTAGATATTACAAGTGCTATTAATGAGTTGAAATTTGTAAAAGAAATTCATATTATCGCACTTAAAAATGAGGTAAAAGAAGTCTTGTTTTTATTAGAAAAAAATTATAAAAATACAATTGAAATTAAAACAATAAATATAAAAAAAGAGGAAATAGAAACGTTTAATTTTAATTATAAAGAAGAAGTGTTTTCTAATTATTCAGAACCTCTCTCCTATTTGTATGAACCAAATTCAGCTATATTAAAATCTGGCGGATTTCATCAAATAACAAATCAGTTAAATGTATTCAAACTACAGCAACATTCGCATTTATATACATCAGAAAAAGTAGTCGATTTCCCAGGTAGAATTTTTAAAATCGAAAATGTAATTTCTTACGACAAAAAGAAAATAAGTAAACTTTTATCAGAAAAAAAAGCAAATATTACTACTAGAAATTTTCCAAAAACAGTTGCTCTAATTAGAAAAGAAACCAAAATTAAAGATGGTGGAAATGCTTATTTATTTTTTACAACTAATTCAGAAAATCATTTAATTGTTGTTTTAGGTTCAAAAATTTAA
- a CDS encoding AI-2E family transporter, which yields MTAKTLSNGILRALGILLGIFLLGYFLYTIQSVIVYIIIASVISLIARPIILLLRRKLKFPNTLAVVTTMVLFLGIITGIIILFIPLITEQGKSLSLLQSDELQANIQNIFNQITAYFSSKGIDVLGELKSIDFTSQFKEIPNLLNSVLGTLGSLSVGLFSVLFISFFFMKDSRLLKNGVMTIIPNKTEGRFSKSLETINDLLSRYFIGLILQITILFVLYTIILLIFGIDNAVVIAFLCALLNLIPYVGPMIGAVIMFILSMTSNIGLDFQNEILPTTIYVMIGYFIAQIIDNFVSQPVIFSKTTKSHPLEIFLIIIIGGLLFGIVGMITAVPLYTALKVILKEFLSENKIVKSLTKNI from the coding sequence ATGACGGCAAAAACTTTATCAAACGGAATTTTAAGAGCTTTAGGGATTCTATTAGGAATTTTTCTATTAGGGTATTTCTTATATACCATTCAATCTGTAATCGTTTATATAATTATTGCAAGTGTAATCTCATTAATTGCAAGACCAATTATTTTACTTTTAAGAAGAAAATTAAAATTCCCAAATACTTTAGCTGTTGTAACTACAATGGTACTTTTCTTGGGAATTATAACAGGAATAATCATTTTATTTATTCCACTTATTACAGAACAAGGAAAAAGTTTATCGCTATTACAAAGTGATGAATTACAAGCAAATATTCAGAATATTTTTAATCAAATAACTGCGTATTTTTCTTCTAAAGGAATTGATGTTTTAGGTGAATTAAAAAGTATTGACTTTACTTCTCAATTTAAAGAAATTCCTAACTTATTAAACTCTGTTTTAGGCACATTAGGCTCTTTAAGTGTTGGTTTATTTTCAGTATTATTCATCTCTTTTTTCTTTATGAAAGATAGCAGATTATTAAAAAATGGAGTGATGACAATTATTCCGAATAAAACTGAAGGAAGATTCTCAAAATCATTAGAAACCATTAACGATTTATTATCAAGATATTTTATTGGGTTGATATTACAGATTACAATTTTGTTCGTTTTATACACAATTATTTTACTGATATTCGGAATTGACAATGCAGTTGTAATTGCTTTTTTATGTGCTTTATTAAACTTGATTCCGTATGTTGGACCAATGATTGGAGCAGTAATTATGTTTATTTTATCGATGACAAGTAATATTGGTTTAGATTTTCAAAATGAAATTTTACCAACTACAATTTATGTGATGATTGGTTACTTTATTGCTCAAATTATCGACAATTTTGTGAGTCAGCCTGTTATTTTTTCAAAAACTACAAAATCTCATCCATTAGAAATTTTCTTGATTATAATTATTGGTGGTTTACTTTTTGGTATTGTGGGTATGATAACAGCAGTTCCATTATATACTGCTTTAAAAGTGATTTTGAAGGAGTTTTTATCTGAAAATAAAATTGTAAAATCGTTAACTAAAAACATTTAG
- a CDS encoding pyridoxamine 5'-phosphate oxidase family protein has product MSEYEKSKLNRVKRGANRATYDVEKINTILDAGFLCYVGYIYEGKPITIPMAYARREDKIYIHGSTANRMLLSILESEETSITVMHLDGLVLARSGLHHSVNYRSATLFGSLKKVESDDEKTEILKWIVNQMVPNHWDSLRPMYKKELDRTLVVEFTIETASAKVRDVGVADEPEDYELPIWAGIVPIKQVAEYPIADKGEPEKMEIPKHILDYYEQNK; this is encoded by the coding sequence ATGAGTGAATACGAAAAATCGAAATTAAACCGCGTAAAAAGAGGCGCAAATAGAGCCACTTACGATGTTGAAAAAATAAACACCATTTTAGATGCTGGTTTTTTATGCTATGTTGGTTATATCTATGAGGGAAAACCGATTACAATTCCTATGGCTTACGCCAGAAGAGAAGATAAAATTTACATTCATGGTTCTACCGCAAATAGAATGTTATTATCAATATTAGAGAGTGAAGAAACCTCAATAACAGTAATGCATTTAGACGGATTGGTTTTAGCACGTTCTGGTTTACACCACTCTGTAAATTACAGATCTGCAACACTTTTTGGAAGCTTAAAAAAGGTTGAAAGTGATGACGAAAAAACAGAAATTTTAAAATGGATTGTCAATCAAATGGTGCCAAATCATTGGGATTCTTTAAGACCAATGTATAAGAAAGAATTAGACAGAACTTTAGTTGTGGAGTTTACTATTGAAACTGCTTCTGCAAAAGTTAGAGATGTTGGTGTTGCTGATGAACCAGAAGATTATGAGTTACCAATTTGGGCAGGAATTGTACCAATAAAACAAGTTGCAGAATATCCTATTGCAGATAAAGGTGAGCCAGAAAAAATGGAAATTCCGAAACACATTTTAGATTATTACGAGCAAAACAAATAA
- a CDS encoding GNAT family N-acetyltransferase — MIEIRKAKVSDATHISLLGRITYTESHGDYIEEKEDLLKFYDTNYSVSKIREELNDAENIFWIVIKDELPIGFAKLSLNENFSKLDKSKSCKLQRLYILNDFIGHKIGSQLQEIILKTAIDLKFESIWLTAYYKNTKGIKFYQKYGFQQVGSIDFFVGKTNYENLIFSKKL, encoded by the coding sequence ATGATAGAAATTAGAAAAGCAAAAGTATCTGATGCTACTCATATTTCTTTATTAGGACGAATTACCTATACAGAATCGCATGGAGATTATATCGAAGAAAAAGAAGACTTATTGAAATTTTACGATACTAATTATTCAGTTTCTAAAATAAGAGAAGAATTAAATGATGCAGAAAATATCTTTTGGATTGTTATCAAAGATGAATTACCAATAGGTTTTGCAAAACTTTCTTTGAATGAAAATTTTTCTAAACTTGATAAAAGTAAATCTTGTAAACTGCAAAGATTATATATTTTGAATGATTTTATCGGTCATAAAATTGGTTCTCAACTTCAAGAAATCATCTTAAAAACTGCTATCGATTTGAAATTTGAAAGCATTTGGCTAACAGCCTATTATAAAAACACAAAAGGAATTAAATTTTATCAAAAATATGGTTTTCAACAAGTTGGAAGCATCGATTTTTTTGTGGGAAAAACAAATTATGAAAATTTAATATTTAGTAAAAAATTATAG
- a CDS encoding DUF1272 domain-containing protein: MLEIRPNCEHCNKNLPNTSTEAMICSFECTYCKTCALEVFENVCPTCTGNFVERPIRPSKYKGKYPASKKSVFKPKDLEEAKKKSNRFKEIHPSER, encoded by the coding sequence ATGTTAGAAATTAGACCAAATTGCGAACACTGCAACAAAAATTTACCAAACACATCAACAGAAGCAATGATTTGTTCTTTCGAATGCACGTATTGTAAAACCTGTGCTTTAGAAGTTTTCGAAAATGTTTGCCCAACTTGTACAGGCAATTTTGTGGAACGTCCAATTCGTCCATCAAAATATAAAGGGAAATATCCAGCTTCTAAAAAGAGCGTTTTTAAACCAAAAGATTTAGAAGAAGCGAAAAAAAAGAGCAATCGATTCAAAGAAATTCATCCTTCAGAAAGATAA
- a CDS encoding DinB family protein produces MIKKDLQPKEYNEYFSRYIHKVSNETALISGFEEDKKMVIDFFTSIPKEKLEYRYQPEKWTIKEMLQHIVDTERIFMYRLLRIARKDTTALAGYEQDDYVDPSEANQKSLEELIHEFTITRLYSINLINSISDENLKNLGKASGSTISARACAFILLGHSIWHIEVIKERYLQC; encoded by the coding sequence ATGATAAAAAAAGATTTACAACCAAAAGAATACAACGAATATTTCTCAAGGTATATTCATAAAGTTTCAAACGAAACCGCATTAATTTCTGGGTTTGAAGAAGATAAAAAAATGGTTATTGATTTCTTTACATCAATCCCAAAAGAGAAATTAGAATATCGTTATCAGCCTGAAAAATGGACAATTAAAGAAATGCTACAACATATTGTAGATACTGAACGCATTTTTATGTATCGTTTATTGCGAATTGCAAGAAAAGATACAACTGCTTTGGCTGGTTATGAGCAAGATGACTATGTTGATCCTTCTGAAGCAAACCAAAAATCTTTGGAAGAATTAATACACGAGTTTACAATAACACGCTTGTATTCCATCAATTTAATAAATAGTATTTCTGATGAAAATTTAAAGAATTTAGGAAAAGCAAGTGGTTCAACAATTTCTGCAAGAGCTTGTGCTTTTATCCTTTTAGGACACAGTATTTGGCATATAGAAGTTATTAAAGAAAGATATTTACAATGTTAG
- a CDS encoding PLP-dependent aminotransferase family protein — protein sequence MFPNKTILKIERKSKQALYLQLSNTFIELIKSRKLLPETKLPSSRALAENLNVHRKTVVACYEELLLQGWVESIAKKGTFVNANLPELNVQDFKFDNQGKETNTTGFSFYKNEELARKSPKMKDGFMYLNDGISDARLTPTEDIARIYRRICSRKHIYKEMSYGSLFGNEKLRKTLANYLNKTRGLSVSYENILITRGSQMGIYLSSKLLLKKDDFIVIGETNYSSADSTFLQSEANLARVSVDENGLNIQEIEEICKKKSIKAVYVTSHHHHPTTVTLSAERRIHLLNLAKKYSFAIIEDDYDYDFNYNHSPILPLASHDANGNVIYIGSVCKTVAPVFRVGYLIASKEFVNEASNQRRFIDRQGDALLELTFEEFIKNGDLDRHIKKVMKVYKTRRDLFCRLLDDKFKDVFTFEIPKGGMAVWVTLNKKYSWKTIAEITQKHKLEIGEWQRYDASNFGHNSIRMGFATYNEEEIYELMNRFSKIIDDVKV from the coding sequence ATGTTTCCAAATAAAACGATTTTAAAAATAGAAAGAAAAAGCAAACAAGCATTGTATTTGCAATTATCAAACACATTTATAGAGCTGATTAAAAGCAGAAAATTATTACCGGAAACAAAATTACCAAGTAGCAGAGCTTTAGCTGAAAATTTAAATGTACACAGAAAAACTGTGGTAGCTTGCTATGAAGAGTTATTATTACAAGGTTGGGTAGAAAGTATAGCCAAAAAAGGAACTTTTGTAAATGCCAATTTACCAGAATTAAATGTACAAGATTTTAAGTTTGATAATCAGGGAAAAGAAACAAATACAACTGGTTTTAGTTTTTATAAAAATGAAGAATTGGCAAGAAAATCTCCTAAAATGAAGGATGGTTTTATGTATTTGAATGATGGGATTTCTGATGCAAGATTAACACCAACAGAAGACATTGCAAGAATTTACAGAAGAATTTGTAGCAGAAAACACATTTATAAAGAAATGTCTTATGGTTCTTTATTCGGAAATGAAAAGTTGCGTAAAACATTGGCAAACTACTTGAATAAAACACGAGGTTTATCTGTTTCTTATGAAAATATTTTAATAACCAGAGGAAGTCAAATGGGAATATATTTGTCTTCTAAATTATTGTTGAAAAAGGATGACTTCATTGTAATTGGTGAAACAAATTATTCATCAGCTGACTCCACATTTTTACAAAGTGAAGCAAATTTAGCAAGAGTTTCTGTGGATGAAAATGGTTTAAATATTCAAGAAATTGAAGAAATTTGTAAAAAGAAATCCATAAAAGCTGTTTATGTTACTTCTCATCATCATCACCCAACAACTGTAACTTTGTCGGCAGAAAGAAGAATTCACTTATTGAATTTAGCAAAAAAATACAGTTTTGCAATTATTGAAGATGATTACGATTACGATTTTAATTATAATCATTCGCCAATTTTACCTTTGGCAAGTCACGATGCAAATGGAAACGTAATTTATATTGGTTCTGTTTGTAAAACAGTAGCACCAGTTTTTAGAGTTGGTTATTTAATTGCGTCAAAAGAGTTTGTAAATGAAGCTTCAAATCAACGTAGGTTTATTGACAGACAAGGAGATGCATTGTTAGAATTAACGTTTGAAGAGTTTATAAAAAATGGCGATCTAGACAGACATATTAAAAAAGTAATGAAGGTTTATAAAACGAGAAGAGATTTGTTTTGCAGGCTTTTAGACGATAAATTCAAAGATGTTTTCACTTTTGAAATTCCAAAAGGAGGAATGGCAGTTTGGGTTACTTTAAACAAAAAGTATTCTTGGAAAACGATTGCTGAAATCACTCAAAAACACAAATTAGAAATAGGAGAATGGCAACGTTATGACGCTTCAAATTTTGGGCACAATTCCATAAGAATGGGTTTTGCTACTTATAACGAAGAAGAAATTTATGAGTTGATGAATCGATTTTCGAAAATTATTGATGATGTTAAAGTTTAG
- a CDS encoding RluA family pseudouridine synthase → MKLSETHIAKKLEKPIRFQEYGVGIFKTIPTKSAIKKAIKKELVFIDGVLATTSKFISGGEKIELFESEKSSSFERLKLDIEVLFEDDFLAIIYKPAGILVSGNKFVTIANGLAQNLQKSNQQDAVKPQPIHRLDYPTSGLLLIGKTSSSILELGILFKNKEISKTYFAITIGKMNSGGIINSPIDEKESITKYTVLQTVKSERFEFLNLVKLNPKTGRKHQLRKHLLSIVNPILGDKEHYLEGKVLNGKGLYLHASTLEFVHPFTKKKILISKELPKKFTKIFPHVIPA, encoded by the coding sequence ATGAAATTATCAGAAACTCATATTGCCAAAAAATTAGAGAAACCTATTCGTTTTCAAGAATATGGTGTTGGAATTTTTAAAACAATTCCAACAAAATCTGCCATTAAAAAAGCCATCAAAAAAGAACTTGTTTTTATTGATGGAGTTTTAGCAACCACTTCTAAATTTATTTCTGGAGGAGAAAAAATAGAATTGTTCGAATCAGAGAAATCTTCCAGTTTCGAAAGACTAAAATTAGATATTGAAGTTTTATTTGAAGACGATTTTTTAGCAATTATTTACAAACCTGCAGGAATATTAGTTAGTGGAAATAAGTTTGTAACCATTGCAAACGGATTGGCGCAAAACTTACAAAAAAGCAATCAGCAAGATGCTGTAAAACCACAACCAATTCACAGATTAGATTACCCAACAAGCGGATTATTATTAATAGGAAAAACAAGTTCATCAATTCTCGAATTAGGAATTTTGTTTAAAAATAAAGAAATTAGTAAAACCTATTTTGCAATTACAATTGGCAAAATGAATTCTGGAGGAATTATAAACTCTCCAATTGACGAAAAAGAATCAATTACAAAATACACTGTTTTACAAACCGTAAAATCGGAACGTTTTGAGTTTTTAAACTTGGTAAAATTAAACCCAAAAACAGGAAGAAAACATCAATTAAGAAAACATTTATTATCTATTGTAAACCCTATTTTGGGAGATAAAGAACATTATTTAGAAGGAAAAGTTTTAAATGGAAAAGGGTTGTATTTACATGCTTCAACATTAGAATTTGTGCACCCTTTCACAAAAAAGAAAATTTTAATTTCTAAAGAATTGCCAAAGAAGTTTACAAAGATTTTTCCACATGTCATTCCTGCGTAG
- a CDS encoding VOC family protein: protein MKTNVQPFHLAIPVQDLEKCRTFYRDILNCEEGRSTEDWVDFNFFGHQLVIHVKEDFKPQRISNSVDGHNVPVPHFGVVLTWEDWNSLADRLKEANTKFEIEPCIRFKGKVGEQATMFFMDPENNALEFKAFKDIGQLFAK, encoded by the coding sequence GTGAAAACAAACGTACAACCATTCCACCTTGCAATTCCTGTCCAAGATTTAGAAAAATGTAGAACTTTTTACAGAGACATTTTAAACTGCGAAGAAGGTCGTTCAACAGAAGATTGGGTAGATTTTAATTTCTTCGGACATCAATTGGTAATTCACGTAAAAGAAGACTTTAAACCGCAAAGAATTTCAAATTCGGTTGACGGACATAATGTTCCTGTTCCGCATTTTGGCGTTGTTTTAACCTGGGAAGATTGGAATTCTTTAGCAGACAGATTAAAAGAAGCTAACACAAAATTCGAAATAGAACCTTGCATTCGCTTCAAAGGAAAAGTGGGTGAACAAGCGACTATGTTTTTCATGGATCCAGAAAATAATGCGTTAGAATTTAAAGCCTTTAAAGATATTGGGCAATTGTTTGCTAAGTAA
- the ggt gene encoding gamma-glutamyltransferase yields the protein MKTKNIFITFLFLSLLIISCKTSEKKEKIIGKITEKAMVVSARMEASKIGSDILQKGGNAYDAMVATHLALAVVYPVAGNIGGGGFMIYRNNDGTKGALDFREKAPITAHKDMYLDSLGNVIENKSVLGAHAVGIPGSVAGLFEVHEKFGSLPFKDLIQPAINLARNGITITKNQQSDLENAKERFNKVNNYKSVFNEDWQEGDVLKQEELAQTLERIRDFGKDGFYKGKTADLLVNYVTELGGIITHEDLEKYQAIWRKPISFNYKNYTINTMTLPSSGGICLAQILKSIEPFDVSKLEHNSTKYVQLLTEAERRSYADRANYLGDIDFVKVPIDSLTDQNYINKRMSSFSWDKATPSSEISHGKILGYESDETTHYSIVDQFGNAVSVTTTLNTGYGSKVVVKGAGFILNNEMDDFSSKPGVPNVYGLVGSKANAIAPEKRMLSSMTPTIVEQNGKLKMVLGTPGGSTIITSVLQNILNVTEFNMGMQESVDKPRFHHQWLPDVIRMEPNGFNAQTKSKLETLGYEILEKNSLIIGRVDAILVLPNGKLEAGADKRGDDSAVGF from the coding sequence ATGAAAACAAAAAACATCTTTATAACATTCCTATTCCTTTCTTTATTAATAATTTCGTGTAAAACATCAGAAAAGAAAGAGAAAATTATCGGTAAAATAACAGAAAAAGCAATGGTTGTTTCTGCAAGAATGGAAGCATCTAAAATTGGTTCAGATATTTTACAAAAAGGTGGAAATGCCTATGACGCAATGGTTGCAACACATTTAGCTTTGGCTGTTGTATATCCTGTTGCAGGAAATATTGGTGGTGGTGGTTTTATGATTTACAGAAATAATGATGGCACAAAAGGCGCTTTAGACTTTAGAGAAAAAGCACCAATTACTGCCCATAAAGACATGTATTTAGATTCACTAGGAAACGTAATTGAAAATAAAAGTGTTTTAGGCGCACATGCAGTTGGCATTCCAGGTTCTGTTGCTGGATTGTTTGAGGTTCACGAAAAATTCGGAAGTTTACCTTTTAAAGATTTAATTCAGCCTGCAATTAATTTAGCAAGAAACGGAATAACAATTACCAAAAACCAACAAAGCGATTTAGAAAATGCGAAAGAGAGATTCAATAAAGTCAACAATTATAAAAGTGTTTTTAATGAAGATTGGCAAGAAGGAGACGTTTTAAAACAAGAAGAATTAGCACAAACTTTAGAGCGCATTCGAGATTTTGGTAAAGACGGATTCTACAAAGGCAAAACCGCAGATTTATTGGTAAACTACGTTACAGAATTAGGTGGAATTATCACCCACGAAGATTTAGAAAAATACCAAGCAATTTGGCGCAAACCAATTTCTTTCAACTATAAAAATTACACAATAAACACCATGACTTTACCTTCAAGTGGAGGCATTTGTTTGGCACAAATTTTAAAATCTATAGAACCATTTGATGTTTCAAAACTAGAACATAACTCTACAAAATACGTTCAATTATTAACAGAAGCAGAAAGAAGATCTTATGCAGATAGAGCCAATTATTTGGGCGATATCGATTTTGTAAAAGTCCCAATTGATAGTTTAACAGACCAAAATTACATCAACAAAAGAATGAGTTCTTTTTCTTGGGACAAAGCAACACCTTCATCAGAAATTTCTCACGGAAAAATTTTAGGTTACGAAAGCGATGAAACCACGCATTATTCCATTGTAGATCAATTTGGAAACGCAGTTTCTGTGACCACAACTCTAAATACTGGTTATGGTTCTAAAGTAGTTGTAAAAGGAGCAGGTTTCATTTTAAACAACGAAATGGACGATTTTTCCAGCAAACCTGGTGTGCCAAATGTGTATGGTTTGGTCGGTTCTAAAGCCAATGCAATTGCTCCAGAAAAACGAATGTTAAGTTCTATGACGCCTACTATTGTTGAGCAAAATGGAAAATTGAAAATGGTTTTAGGAACTCCTGGAGGCTCCACAATTATCACTTCTGTGTTGCAAAACATCCTAAATGTTACCGAATTTAATATGGGAATGCAAGAATCTGTAGACAAACCGAGGTTTCATCACCAATGGTTGCCAGACGTTATTCGAATGGAACCAAATGGATTTAACGCGCAAACGAAAAGCAAACTCGAAACTTTGGGGTATGAAATTTTGGAGAAAAATTCTTTAATTATTGGTAGAGTCGATGCTATTTTGGTTTTACCAAACGGAAAATTAGAAGCTGGCGCAGACAAACGTGGAGACGATTCTGCAGTTGGATTTTAG
- a CDS encoding ACP phosphodiesterase, which produces MIGNFIADHIRGNNYTNFSKEIQQGIFLHREIDTFTDAHEIVRKSKRRLHARYRHYDGVIIDIFYDYFLAKNWADYSAIPLNVYTDAINKLFLEKSAELPLKSQNFIKYMIEYNILYNYQFEEGIEKVLNGMNNRTKGKSQMNLAIEDLRELESELQEDFTLFFKDLINFSNQKFKKLTVISNET; this is translated from the coding sequence ATGATTGGCAATTTTATTGCAGATCATATTAGAGGAAATAATTACACAAATTTTTCAAAAGAAATTCAACAAGGAATATTCTTGCACAGAGAAATAGACACGTTTACAGATGCACATGAAATTGTAAGAAAAAGTAAACGTAGATTGCACGCACGTTACAGGCATTATGATGGTGTAATTATCGATATTTTTTACGATTATTTTTTAGCTAAAAATTGGGCAGATTATTCTGCAATTCCATTGAATGTATATACTGATGCAATCAATAAATTATTTTTAGAAAAATCTGCTGAATTACCTTTAAAATCTCAAAATTTCATCAAATATATGATTGAATATAACATTCTATACAATTATCAATTTGAAGAAGGAATTGAAAAGGTTTTAAACGGAATGAATAACAGAACCAAAGGAAAATCTCAAATGAATTTAGCCATTGAAGATTTACGAGAATTAGAATCAGAATTACAAGAAGATTTTACGCTCTTTTTTAAAGATTTAATTAATTTTTCTAATCAGAAATTCAAAAAATTAACTGTCATTTCGAACGAAACGTAG